The sequence GTGAAGGCCAACGCCACTAATTGTGCTAACGAAGTCTACGAGAAGTCGGATCGTCTCATAGATGACGTGAGGACGGGCCCGTACTTCATCTGTGTCTCTCTAGATCACCAACATGGAGGATGATCCCAACTGGTACACAGCTGAGCTCCACAACAGAAAAGGCTTTGTGCCCAAAAACTACATCAACCTGCGGCCACATGCGTgagtacacacaagtacacacacgtacacgtacacacacgcacacaatgcATCAGTAAAGCGGCTAAAGAGATTTCACACATCCAGCAGTCGTCTATCTCAACAGCTCAtcattgtgtgtgcgtgcagctCCAGGCATCTTCTGCTCTGGTTTCGACATCTGCACCCCAGCAGCCTCGTCCTACTCGTTGACTCGCTGCCTTACGTAAGCGCTAGCGGCCATGTTGCTGGTAGACGCTGCCGCTCCATCACTTGGTGGTGCAGCAGCTGGGCTCCCGTGTTTAGCACGGCCAGATGCTAATCTGGCTAATGTGACCACGCTACGGCCGCTCCGTCATGTTGAAGAACATCCCTGGGGGGGGTTGGGAGAAGGCCCACCCGGTCGTGATGTCAGCTTTGCTTTATCAAATGTAGTCGCAAGAGGTAGTCGGGGAGGACTTAGGTTAGGCAgagggtgtccaaactgggggGCACGTTGGTGTTTTGTAACGCAACACATTTTGTGATATCAATAAAAGCATATTGTGACTATGAATTTCAGCTTTATTGctaaataatcttcataaatgtTCTTTTCGTGATATGACTTCATCtccataatatttggaatttattcccataatatttcagaTTTCGCCCAACCTCTTTTAGTTatgtgtttttcctcataatatgatgacatattttttctttcatatttcaactctatgctactaaaatgacattattttctccTATAATATTAGgaatttattctggtaaaatgaaTTTTATTCATGATTATAACTTTTCTTCTTGGAAATTTTCTTCccacaattatgactttattattattattattattattaattattattattactttattattattttgactttattctcgtaagaTAATGTTTAGTGCAaacctattttttttccaaaacttaTTTTAGCTTAGCCTTTTATTTTAGCctagcttttaaaaaaataatttttcaaaaaatttctgatactaaaatgttatttgacaactttttcctcattagattactgctgatttttcagttattgctgtttttatttgtaattattattcttgttaaatgatattttgagAAGGTGCCACGggccaattaaaataaacaaaacagctGTGTGCCTCAAATGGCCCCCAGCCACCCTTTGGCCAACCTCGCCCGGTGTTAGGATGTTAGGGTCGGGTTTTGAAACGAGCACATCCTTCCTCGTCACGGCTCCAACAACCTCGCCAATAAGCATCCATTCTTTGAATCTTCAATGATCCTCATGTTCTCCTCTATCTGTTCTCCTCCAAACCCTCCAGGTGGTTTGCTGGTCGTATTTCTCGCGGCGTGTCGGAGAGTCGACTGAGACACAGGGAATGTGGAGCGTTCCTGGTCCGAGAGAGTGAGAGCGCTCCTGGGGAGTTTTCCATGTCGGTCAGGTAAGGAGGATCTTCATATGACTTTGGGCTGAAGATGGGCTGAAGATGGACCAATTGTCTTCATTCTCCAACGTACGCTCACCAATCACCAGTAAAGATCTTTTTGGTTTGTGGGACCTCCAGAAGGCTCCCAGACGCCTTAGCGTCAGTCGGGACACGACTCGCTGAACGTGACCTCGCATATCGCTGACTCGGGGTCCTGCAGGCTGCTTGGCTTTGCGAGTCCCTGTCATCAGTCATCACGAGTGTCTGTTGGGgtggcggagggggggggggggggggggggggggcgtctctTCAGGCGATGCTTATGTTGCAGCTACATAAGCTTGGCTGGGTTTCAAGTAGCGCATGATGAATGAAGCCTTCCATGAATGTCAgcagccgggggggggggggcaatttcACTGTCATTGACTCTTGATAACCCGCCAATAAAAGTTGGACAATTGCTTTTATCGTTTCTACCGCCGAACCTTTTAATCGTAGTACTACTTGATACAGCGTGTACTATGGGGACTACAATGTGACATTTGTAGTGTGGGCTCATAAATACACTGAATAGGAGAGCCGGAAGTCGCTGCGTCTGAGCGTGCTGCCatcttggaaaaaaacataaaaaataaaataaaataaaataaaataaaataaaataaaataaaataaaataaaataaaataaaataaaataaaataaaataaaataaaataaaataaaataaaataaaataaaattaaattaaattaaattaaataaaataaaattaaattaaattaaattaaattaaattaaaaattaattctactatatgtaaaatgacaataaagggcattctgtgGGTTCATAAATAAAAGCCGTACAAGACCCAACTGCGACGAGCGACACATCGCTACCGATTAGGAAACACAAGGTGAGATCGGAGGACACGCTCGGCTGAACGAGAAAGGAAGTGAGAGCAGATTGAgggaggaagtggaaggaaaGACGAGCAGAGTGACCTTCATGCATCTTGAATTATGCTGGCGTCGGGTAAAAGTTGCAAAAATAACTTGGTTGTCCGTCTCGCCGTCTTCTATCTCCTCATCGCCCATCGACGCTGACGGTGACGGTGACGGTACCGCCGACTATCCTTCCTATCCTTCCTATCCTTCCTATCCTTCCTATCCTTCCTATCCTTCCTATCCTTCCTATCCTTCCTATCCTTCCTATCCTTCCTATCTTTCCTCTCTACAGCCAACAACGGCATGGTCTCCTCAGCGCTCTGGGCCTTAATTAGACTGGATCGAGAAAACAGATgagtgcaagtgtgtgtgtgcgtgtgtgttgatAGGCCCGAGTGTGTCAGCTGACCTGCGGGCTGGTCGTAATGACGACTGATCCGTAATGACGGTTAACGCCTCTTAATACGATGGAAAGTGCTAGCAGGAAATGACTCTATTATACCACGTAGGAAGAGTTCATGGAGtgattctttgtttgtttttttaccccccccccctcgttggTATGCAAAACACGCCCCTTTGATTCTTTGATGCCGTGGAAGCGCTAGCCGTCTAGCAATATGTGTAGTATTGCATTTGGAGTTGGCATCACACAAACAATGGTTTCCAATATTCCAGTGGCTTTCTGATAGCTGACATCCTAAGACAGGAAATAAAGGGGagccaaagtgtggcccgggggccatttgtggccgtAGCACATATGGAATAATATTTCAGTTCTATTGGATGGGAGAATATGGAATAATATTTCAGTTCTACTGGATGATggaataatatttcaattctaCTGGAtgatggaatatggaataatatttcaattctaCTGGGTGgtggaatatggaataatatTTCAGGTCTACTGGAtgatggaatatggaataatatTTCAGTTCTACTGGAtaatggaatatggaataatatTTCAGTTCTATTGGAtgatggaatatggaataatatTTCAGTTCTATTGGATGGGAGAATATGGAATAATATTTCAGTTCTACTGGAtgatggaatatggaataatatTTCAGGTCTACTGGAtgatggaatatggaataatatTTCAGTTCTACTGGAtgatggaatatggaataatatTTCAGTTCTATTGGATGgtggaatatggaataatatTTCAGTTCTACTGGAtgatggaatatggaataatatTTCAGTTCTACTGGAtgatggaatatggaataatatttcaattctaCTGGAtgatggaatatggaataatatTTCAGTTCTATTGGATGGGAGAATATGGAATAATACTTCAATTCTACTGGATGgtggaatatggaataatatTTCAGTTCTACTGGAtgatggaatatggaataatatttcaattctaCTTGATGgtggaatatggaataatatTTCAGTTCTACTGGATGATGGAAAATGGAATAATATTTCAGTTCTACTGGATGATGGAAAATGGAATAATATTTCAGTTCTACTGGAtgatggaatatggaataatatttcaattctaCTTGATGgtggaatatggaataatatTTCAGTTCTATTGGATGGGAGAATATGGAATAATATTTCAGTTCTACTGGATGATggaataatatttcaattctaCTGGATGgtggaatatggaataatatttcaattctaCTGGATGgtggaatatggaataatatTCCTTTCCCGTCTACAGCATCGGTACATAAAAACTGCTCTTTCGCTACACCACTTGATGGCCACGCCCATACCAAGCCCCGCCATTAGGGGGCAGCAGAGGGCGGCAGACGTCAGCCGGGCCATAATGGTTTCTTCCATACTGGAGTTGCTCTTCTGGTTCTaccgtcttcttcttctacagTGATGCCGACTCTACACAAGCAGCATTTGGGCCATTGGGTGTAGTAGTGGAGGAAGGGGTGATGCTGAACGGGGGAGGGAGTCAAACGGGGCCAAGCAGGGCCAAGCGGGGCCAAGCGGGGCCAAGCGGAGGCCTGCTGTAGCTGAATGCCATCCCGTCACCGGGGAGTGGCTTCTGCTGGTTGACGAAGCTTCACGTCTGAGTAGAGAAGGAACTGAGCTTGAAACAAAGCGACCATCAGGACTTTGCGGTCCCGTCAGACCTGCGACCTCAGACTTCACACGCCAGCGTTTGCTCACGCGTGACAAATGTCTCTACTCTCCGAGGAAGCGTTACCTCTCCTCCAAAACAGATTTCTTTGAGGGGTTATCCAATGAACATCACGTTCTCACGTTCTCCCGTTCTCCTTCTCTGCCAACGGTTGGAGAAATACGGGGGTGTCGTGTCCACTTCCGCGGTACGTTACATGCGCTTACATAACCGTGACGATCCTGGTGAGATCTTCACATTTCTAAAGATAAACCGCCAAGTTACTTAGCAACTGCCACCCAGCTGGACAGGAAGCAGGTAGGAAGCCCTGcaacatgcggctctggagatTTACGCCACGTGTTGAAGAACGATTGGGACCGTGCACATGAAGAAAAACCCTGATCGATAAAATAGCAGCGCCAAGTCAAGTCGCTATGGACTGGAGATGCCTGCTGGTTGTTGACGTACAGTCAACGCTACGCGAGACGCCAGCTTTTAACGGCTGATGGAACCTCATCACGATGTCGTTACCAGTCTGTTATTCCATCATCCTTTGTGGATTTCCGTACGGAATGACTTAGGAATTAGTTAGGGTGTCAGTTGGTCAGACATACAAAGATACAAaattacaaatgaaaacaataaaaaaatcatcatcaatAATAATCCAAGCATGGTTATGTTTTATGAACAAACGTGTACTAATAATGTACTAATGTTCTAATAATGTACCAATCATGTTctaataatatactaataatgTTCTAATAACATACCAATAATGTACTAATAATGTTCTAATAATGTAccaataatgttttaataatgtaccaataATGCACTAATAATGTTCTAATAATGTACCAATAATGTACCAATAATGTACCAATAATGTACTAATAATGTACcaataatgtattaataatgcaccaataatgtaccaataatgtactaataatgttctaataatgttttaataatgtaccaataATGCACTAATAACGTTCTAATAATGTACCAAGAATGTTCGAATAATGTACCAAGAATGTAccaataatgttttaataatgtaccaataATGCACTAATAATGTTCTAATAATGTACCAAGAATGTTCGAATAATGTACCAAGAATGTACCAATAATGTACTAATAATGTACCAATAATGTACCAATAATGTACTAATAATGTACCAAGAATGTTCGAATAATGTACCAATAATGTACTAATAATGTACCAATGTACCAATAATGTACCAATAATGTACCAATAATGTACCAATAATGTTCTAATATTGTACCAATAATGTActaataatgttgtaatgtaCCAATAATGTACTAATAATGTACCAATAATGTACCAATAATGTACCAATAATGTACCAATAATGTACCAATAATGTACTAACAATGTACCAATAATGTACCAATAATGTACCAATAATGTACTAACAATGTACCAATAATGTACCAATAATGTACCAATAATGTACCAATAATGTACCAATAATGTACTAACAATGTACCAATAATGTACCAATAATGTACCAATAATGTACCAATAACGTTCTAACCTTGTCCATCATCAGCGCCTACCTGCTTTGACTAAAATGTGGTCCTGAAAGGAAGACCAGTCCCCAATCTGTGGTGTGTTGTGTTCCAGTTACGGGGACCACGTCCAGCACTTCAAGGTTCTGCAGGATCGCTGCAGTCAGTACTACGTGTGGGACGAGCTCTTCTCCTCCCTGAACGAGCTGGTGGAGTTCTACCATAGCAACAGCATCGCCAAGGAGAGGACCGTCTTTCTGCGAGACCCAGAACACTTTGCAAGAGTGAgcacatgacccccccccccagccccccgtCGCCTCcccttttttatattcatatagaATAAACCAATCATGTTGAGTTTTCATCATTGTGTTACTATATGTTCTATATGTTCTATTCGTCCTATATGTTCTACATATATGTTCCATATGTTCCATATGTTCCATGTCCTTCTGTCCTTCCATGGAAGTTCATTCGGGTAGAATTAGGTGTCAGGTCAGACCACTAAAACTTCCTCCTATTCTCCTGTGAAGGCTGGCATCAAGCAGGTCCAAACCCATTTTTCAGCTTTCGGGTTTCAGGGTCTGCAACGTTGGATCAGCTGATGATCAGCTGATGATCAGCTGATGATCAGCTGATGATCAGCTGATGATCAGCTGATGATCAGCTGATGATCAGCTGATGATCAGCTGATGATCAGCTGATGATCAGCTCTACTTCTGACCTCCTAAAGATCCTCCCCATAAGTGGCCCCATTTCAAATAAAACATGTCTCCCTTTCATTTTCCCACGGCGATGCCCTCACGAGAGATGGTGCGGTCCAATCATCATTCAGACATGTCAAACGTTCCAGGGCGTGGCGGGGAAGCCACGCTAGCCATTCACCAGGAAGCGCTTCCTTCGGCGTAACCTCAGACATGACGGCATGTTGATTGAGGTTAATAAAGTTAATGGCCGTAATGGGAATGGTTATCACGCCACCCGTACGgaatgtttgtgtcattcatCTGGGAGCGCAACTTGCTGGCTGGATTACGGCTTCATTTAGCCGGGATTACAGTGCTAGCCACTTTAGCTAATACTTAGAAAGGAACCGTGGTTGGTAGCTAGGGTAGGCTTAGGTGGAACCGAATTTTTAAATTCAATGTATTACTAATTTTAATTGATCCCATTAAAACCATTCTTAAATTCATCTAAATATATAagaatttgtctttttaaagaaaaaaaacctcattCCTAAACAATCCAAAAATGACGTCTTATATTGTaaacagtagaaccttggttagcccTGTTGGCCTGTTTTTCGGGCAATGTTGAAATTTTACTCAAAATGTTccctctgtgtttattttcctgttagcatacaatatggtgcaTATCTGCTTATGTAATTCATGgattttatcacaaaatgtctGTGTTAGCCAAGGCTAACCAAGCTAACCAAGGCGCCACTGTATAAAGTAttccataaaaatacatattgtattttgtattgtactTTTTGGCCTTTAACAGACTCATAATATCTGGACTGCAGAAAGTATTTCACGGGTCAGCGGCTCCGCAGGTTCAATTCCTTGGAAACAGTATTGATTTCGAGTTTGGGGTAAAGGCGTACTACGTAGTTCGGTTGCTGTCATGTAGAATCCTTTTTTAGAGCAGACGGCGCCATATTTGTTTAGATGGCAGCCATACACGGCTGGGCGGGGTGGAGTTTGAACGCCGCTCATACGTACAACTATCCGGATTGACGGGTTGGGTCGCTGCGGTGGTGTCCTGTCAATCATCCAGACAAGGAAGCAGCCTTGTTGACCCAACTTCGATGCTTCAGAAAAATGATACTACCATGCTAACTATACTATGCTAACTGCTCAAGTTGGAGGAAATCTGACCAGCGTCAAGCATCTTCAATTTGCTCGTCTTTTTTTAGTATGTGGCTCATCGTGCCTCATTTGGTGGCGGGATGATATTTCAATATTCATGGAATCATATGGTACTCTCACAGTAGCCATAATCTGTAGTGGTTGACCATCGGACTTATTCAATATTCTGCTTTTTCTGCAACACAATAATTCAATGCGTTGAGCATAGCGGATGTTTTTTGCTATGGAATACTTACCGTAATACGCCTTTGCCTTGGAGAc comes from Doryrhamphus excisus isolate RoL2022-K1 chromosome 15, RoL_Dexc_1.0, whole genome shotgun sequence and encodes:
- the grapa gene encoding GRB2 related adaptor protein a, which codes for MEAVALYTFRATEGDELSFNKGDLLKITNMEDDPNWYTAELHNRKGFVPKNYINLRPHAWFAGRISRGVSESRLRHRECGAFLVRESESAPGEFSMSVSYGDHVQHFKVLQDRCSQYYVWDELFSSLNELVEFYHSNSIAKERTVFLRDPEHFARRPHHAHALFDFNPHHPSQLRFLRGDVIELIDCSDSLRWRGRCHGHVGYFPPEYVQPAYHCQ